The Apostichopus japonicus isolate 1M-3 chromosome 12, ASM3797524v1, whole genome shotgun sequence sequence aaaaaaatactgcaaagaaatcttacttgtgcaaaattctttaagtaaaattgaattgaatttcttcttctgagGAAGGCCTGTGGTACTGTTAAtaagtgtgtacagtactttctcattcacagccttcaCTTCATACGGCCCAATTAGCCAAGAGTTTTCGAGcttccctcctcttcgggcatcctttctagcattccgTACGAGAACACTGGAACCAACTTCGAAgctctgaataaaataaaatccagcagatatacgtaaacatcataatacaatgcatatgttgccattcatttaactacaacttcaatgtacaacatagcattatataattaccttttttggagcctattatccaaattctttttttgccgttcttgggctttgccaatattttctctCACAacacctttgattatgtcccgcgactgtgacatgagttgaaaaaccctCTCCCACTGTGCATCGCTGCAGTCTGTAGTAGGAgcttctggttggacaatggagtcttcaatgtcgactggtcgcaatggctctctggatatatgaagataaattaacattcaattattcacaacactttgttgactgaagaataaataaatttttatatattttattttcactattaagaccattgaaccagaaatttgagtcacatcacatactcaaaccagcacaAATATAAAACCCTTATGTATgttctgtgctgttataggtccaacTTGCATACCAGtcaattatgataaatatatagtatatgaaaaacaaaaccaatgtcagtggcattaattgcatgtatcttttAAGTTAATGGGcatgcatttacagtttaatgaatgttcatattttgtacttgctgcagagtgtaccatatacagggttaatatttatttgtttagatattgTAACTTAAATTGGGTTATTGATGGTCCTCTATTTAGCATTTTTTCCAGGACCTGGGATGTGTCAAATTAGATTTTATCGTACAGAGGACTGGTGTAGCTATGCAAGATTTGTCCAAACTCTCGTATCCCTGATTGCTTTTTCTCTGTATATGGCCTTAGCAAATGTAAATCTCTATTCAGCAATGGCaggtttaaattattacaaaccttccaaacatcacagcAAAAGGTGAAAGACCTATTGAACCATGTTTGGCTGTatggtaccccatgagaattgAAGACAGCATTTCATCTCAGTCATGTTGGTTTTCATTGACAACCTTGATGAGTGAcctttgcagagtttggttgaatctttcatcaagcccattggtctgtgggtggtagctagAGGATTCTCTGTGGTCTACCCCTatcatgtcaaacagggacttgttcagagcattaacaaattctcctctctggtctgagatgacaattttcatgcacccaaatctaaataaatggaaacatttaaataactatTGTTAAAGTATTGATTACGAGTAATGTAATGAACTACTGGCATCTGCAGAATGGCTACATGGTTTAATCAGGAAATCATTTCagcactgatttaaaaaaaaaagtaagttaaaagcactgaccatatcccactaacatttcattgacattaacttaagaaacaacttctataaattcctgtaaccatttggccgctttctgggtcacagtTAAAACAGTGCAAATGCAGGTCTGCATAAGTAATTCCATGTAAAGTAGAAACAAAAGTAGATGGATAtttacctggccatggtttcaaacagaaagtttgcaacagtttttgctgttttgtttctgtacatgtagcaacagcctctggccattttgaaaaatagtcacatagggtttatatgatgtactcatttccattgatggtcttTGGAAGGGGTCCATgcaatcatatccacacccatctaaaaaaagaagtaaaatggcattcagaaccatacacaatctaatCATACGaactgatgttcaagtgatttatatctgagttttgtaaaatgctaaacattcaattgtttttttattttttattgtaactcACACTGGAAGACTCtgttaccaatttttttcttcattaccaaACCTATTACTTACTGACTTGTCAAACCCAGCTGTTATATGGAAGTCCAATGGGAAATCTCTGAAGTGAGATGCAAGTCACATGCAGTGATCTAGCTGACAATCTAGATGGTAATTGTCACTAGGGACTATCATAGGCCTGGtaaccattttcatcacctttgaatgtggggtgggggggggaacagaTGTATAAGTACCTGGATGAGTGATTGATAGTTAGTCAGAAAATTGCCTTGGAATCTGTCAGTGAGATGACAGGGTTACACCTAACTGATGTAGGAAGCTTACATTGATACAACGTATACTTTGGTATCTATATATTGTAAgcatttagaaatgttacaaattaatctttgaagggaatttgcagaattttttatattaatgacagaaaTACACACTGTAGAGTTACAGTATGGAAGGAAAGACTTCTTGGTTATTAACCAAGTAGCAAGATTTACTTAAATAGATGTTGAAATAAGCATATGGGTTCATTGGGGAtgaattttggacaaaaggCTATGGCTCTGTTGGTACTTTAGTTATGAACTGCATATGAATGTACGTACTTAGGACATTTTCTCGGATACTTCTTTATGACAACAATTCAACTACTGAACTCTGTTATGTTCATGTGTCATTCTTGCTTCATAtcacaattcagttttcttttcattttgaaattcatatcagataattatgaagtcctatgtaaaggttttcctgttgctttaattatacgcagctaaaaaaaataccaaaatgtgtTCTTAGCGAAATTTGTGTTTATGGCTGCAGTACATGAAAATTCCCGACAGTACTGCGAGTCATTAAGTCTACTGAATGTaccaccatcatgatcatctttaatatatgcttagtaaattataactttaagaacaaatgaatgagctagatctttcattctctgggcaatctccacacatactccttatactcttgcactggccaacaaagggatgcaaactttaagcatcggttgataacttgatatgcatatggtgaatgactttgcagttacaatcatgcaaacaaatattgcttttagatgacaaaaaacaaagtgaTTTAGTGATAACTGTGCTGCTTGTGAACAGTATTCGACCCAGGCCTAGCATTAATAAGCTGAACGCATAAGGTGGTCCATATGTATTCCATTAACATGTAAGGCCTATGAGCTAGGAtaggtatttgaaaaaaaaaacatgttacacaacTTCCATTGCAGATTCCATCAAAATCAGGTGTACAtgtgcctcctgctgaaatgcagataaaaataatacttaGGTGGTGAAATTGTCACCACTCGTGTCCTACAAGGACTcttacagaaattgaaatgaaccTGATATTTCTATTGATTTAGCCACCTTCTCAGAtccctttctttcaaattagggtcttataccaaaatactcctatcatttggtcaaataagttcatgataacatgtgggataaaacgaaagcaaattgttgtgcatttttatttgctcttttttcaattgtttctctcAACAACCAGCTATCCTCCTGAATAGAAATTATTCGTGCACCCaccctcaaatttgtcaaagagattacactaggcctatattagttTTTTAGGTCCATTCTGGTCACTATTCTagcaatactacagtatatcaccTAGCAGTTTTTACATGtgataatacattgcaaatttaatatattgatataaacttggtttaaccatggagctataatcccaggtttatagctccatggtttaacctgcactaatttaattgcaacattgttttgtgCATATATTAACAACCTTAATTACTGTAGaagaatgtttaatgaatattcataccataaccatgtacatgtttgcataattaaaatatcaccagCAGAAAGGCCCATTAAACTTATTAAACATTATTGGTCGTGTCTATTGGCACGTGCACGTGCCAATAACAACCGCTATTGTTACGTTGACGTACCAATAAGCATCGATATTCGCACGAACATGCTCGTGCTTATATAGACAGTGACTACGCACACGAAGGCGTACCAATAAGGATTGTTATTCGCACGAACGTGTATGTGGGTATAAGTAGCCATGTAGTGATTAGAAAAGCACTGccaataaacatttatattcgCACGAACGTGTTCGTATTGAGTAGGCGGGGAAGGTAAACCATGGCCCCAACACCAGTGTTGGGTGTGCACGGTCGATTTGCCCCCCTCGCCCCTCCCCTCAAGATTTTGGTCgatgaaaatttgctgattCTCCAAAAATggttatctttttcaaaatcaatagccaaatctgtaaaatatgagagaaatCAGAGATGTGATCAATTCTGGGAAAATTCGGAGTAATAATTAAAGATTTTGttggaatatttcagaaaagatttgttgcaaactttcttaAAATGCGTAAGGAATATGATGAATTTACTTCATCTAGTCGCTTGTTTGCTGTTTCAACGGTTTTGGAATCCTTCattacaaaaatagataaaGTATCCGCAGATATCCTTTTGAACATAACCCTGGAAATCCCCAAAGTTATCAAATTCCTGTTCCATTGTCATGCACTGCTGTGTTATTGTCCATCGATGTCCTGTTCACCCCTCCCGGCCAGCACATATCAGGACAGTTCATTGGTTACATCAACCACAAGCGCTGATTGATCAAGTTACATGTGTGCAAATAGTCAATTGTATTCGCACGATTACGTTCGTGCGAATAGCCACAACGAACATTATTAGCCAACACAGCTAACCTTCTGACAATGAAGTGATGGGCAGGTGGCCAACTGATTACCTATTGCATATATTCGACCTGCTGCAGTGTCTGTGCACATCCCggcaccaatatattaaaaaaatatgggaaaacctctaaaaagaaagagacaataaagtaacactcattaatttaattgatcctCCAAATGGACAAGACagggaacccccccccctctcccttgctAGTTGCTACCTTGTGTTTTAACTAGTAAGGGGACTAATCCCAGGACAtatctttcagaaaatctgaaaagtcctatcctgaagatttttttttttttaacctagcaatttcaaacacataatcattattgaaattaaaagcttGTATACTCATGGTAGCATGGGTACACAATACACAGCTGATATGTAACTGACAGCTGATCTGGGAGTTTTGGCAGCTACCAGAGtaacaaaaattataccaagtaGGCTTTATTTCAGAGATTGCCAATCGGAGTGGCTtaaatttgaataaagcaaattatttgcaaaaagGGTTAACTCTCGAAGTCCTACTCCTATGCTAcagtaggctagcctatagtaGCCCAATACTATTCGTGTCTTGccgactaataatgcatcacgATATTCTCTAACGCTAATAGAGTTTAGACTTTTCAGTTCTACTCTTACTAGTCTTAGgtgattacaaataataaaatttacCTATAATCTGCAAGGCCCAAATGGCCAATGCACTTAGTTcaagttatatgcatatctgtggaatcattttcttcagtggaaataattcctaaaagttttatacaaataaacaaataatacactTACCGCCAAACCCTTCTTGTAAGCTTTAATCTTCGTTGCCATGTGGGCCGACGTAAACTAGATCGGCATCTCCCGTCAGTCTAAAACTCTTCGATCTTCCCCTTATCGATCTTTCTAGATTTATCATAGACTTTTCAGGGTGCAGTCCTGACGAAAGATATTTTCCAAAgataatgtaggcctactcgtcat is a genomic window containing:
- the LOC139977433 gene encoding uncharacterized protein gives rise to the protein MLSSILMGYHTAKHGSIGLSPFAVMFGREPLRPVDIEDSIVQPEAPTTDCSDAQWERVFQLMSQSRDIIKGVVRENIGKAQERQKKNLDNRLQKRASKLVPVFSYGMLERMPEEEGSSKTLG